In Zygosaccharomyces rouxii strain CBS732 chromosome D complete sequence, one DNA window encodes the following:
- the YFT2 gene encoding Yft2p (similar to uniprot|Q06676 Saccharomyces cerevisiae YDR319C Hypothetical ORF): MRLTPLDWKKAAIVYPIELVVGCTLAFLMGHERLESQRKEHYFLNPNNFINQIFAYRGNQIWTILFCGLAGLQVYMKTHVPDVIPRDARTIVRKPMTSLLKEYAVKIILKNLLLAIIFLFIDNIFILTGGSCSDHSGTHSAEKCSKNGGYWEGGFDISGHFCFLVSISMILWLELQHLESWLIEEDMVKRLNVWGKTIIGITVFTLATWCFILMVTSIYYHTLLEKILGCAMGYICPIIMYWLIPNHDIVRKVLY, translated from the coding sequence atgaGGCTGACACCACTTGATTGGAAGAAGGCTGCTATTGTCTATCCGATTGAGTTGGTGGTAGGTTGTACTTTAGCCTTTCTAATGGGGCATGAAAGGTTAGAATCGCAGAGGAAGGAGCACTACTTTTTGAACCCTAACAACTTTATAAACCAAATATTTGCATATCGTGGCAATCAAATATGGACTATACTCTTCTGCGGTTTAGCTGGTTTGCAAGTGTACATGAAGACCCACGTACCTGATGTAATACCAAGAGACGCAAGAACCATCGTTCGCAAACCCATGACGAGTTTGCTCAAGGAGTACGCCGTGAAGATAATTCTCAAGAATCTATTACTAGCTAtaattttccttttcatcgaTAATATCTTTATATTAACCGGAGGATCGTGTTCAGATCATAGTGGGACCCATTCAGCGGAAAAATGTAGTAAAAATGGTGGTTACTGGGAAGGTGGATTTGATATTAGTGGTCATTTTTGCTTCTTGGTTAGTATTAGCATGATTCTTTGGCTCGAACTCCAGCATCTAGAATCGTGGTTAATAGAAGAAGACATGGTGAAAAGGCTTAACGTTTGGGGCAAAACCATTATCGGTATCACCGTCTTTACACTGGCAACCTGGTGCTTTATACTGATGGTAACATCGATTTATTACCACAcattattggaaaaaattctaGGTTGCGCAATGGGATACATTTGCCCCATCATCATGTATTGGTTGATTCCTAATCATGATATTGTCCGTAAAGTACTTTACTAA
- the ERG7 gene encoding lanosterol synthase ERG7 (highly similar to uniprot|P38604 Saccharomyces cerevisiae YHR072W ERG7 Lanosterol synthase an essential enzyme that catalyzes the cyclization of squalene 2 3-epoxide a step in ergosterol biosynthesis) — MTKLYSEELQLERTDPNLWRLRVDKLGRESWEYISKEDAKNDPQSKYVQWLLQLPSFPKPSPKIHSGNAKKFNALEACKNGASFYQLLQDPDSGIFPCQYKGPMFMTIGYVVVHYVAGIEIPKPKRLEMIRYIVNTSHPVDGGWGLHSTDKSTVFGTAINYVNLRLLGLPRDHPVCVKARRTLHKLGGALGAPHWGKIWLSVLNLYKWEGVNPAPPETWLLPYFLPIHPGRWWVHTRAIYLPVSYLSLIRYQCPLTPLLQELREELYVKPFNSIDFGSNRNTVCGVDLYYPHSKVLDLMNSVLVFYEKHLRFNWINTMAKNRVYGLIKKEIANTDYLCIAPVNQAFCALVTLIEEGVNSPQFKRFQFRFNDALFHGPQGMTMMGTNGVQTWDCAFTIQSLFTAGLAEKEQYYETVVRAYEFLNRAQFQDECVPGSFRDLRKGAWGFSTKTQGYTVSDCTAESIKAIIMVKKSPFYAKVHSLIDDERLCQAIDVLLSLQNVGPFEYGSFATYEMIKAPLLMEKLNPAEVFGNIMVEYPYVECTDSAVLGLTSFHDYCDYRRDEISDRINIAVDYIKKCQNEDGSWYGCWGVCFTYAGMFALEALHSVGEDYHNSKIVQKGCDFLVDRQMADGGWGETMKSCELHTYVESQESMVVQTSWVIIALLLSKYPNKSVIDRAVKFLETRQERSGEWKFDGVEGVFNHSCAIEYPNYRFIFPIKALGLYVNAFGKEAI, encoded by the coding sequence ATGACCAAACTGTATTCTGAAGAGTtgcaattggaaagaacGGATCCGAATCTTTGGAGACTACGTGTTGATAAACTGGGTCGTGAAAGCTGGGAGTACATCAGTAAAGAGGATGCTAAAAATGATCCACAGTCCAAATACGTTCAATGGTTGTTACAGCTCCCCAGTTTTCCCAAGCCTTCACCTAAAATTCACAGCGGCAATGCTAAGAAGTTTAATGCTTTAGAAGCTTGTAAGAATGGTGCCTCTTTTTATCAGCTTTTACAAGATCCTGATTCAGGTATTTTTCCATGTCAATACAAGGGTCCTATGTTCATGACGATTGGTTATGTTGTGGTGCATTACGTGGCAGGTATTGAAATTCCTAAACCAAAGAGATTAGAAATGATTAGGTACATTGTCAATACATCACATCCTGTTGATGGCGGTTGGGGGTTGCATTCCACTGATAAATCCACAGTTTTTGGGACTGCTATCAATTATGTTAATTTACGTTTGTTGGGATTACCACGAGATCATCCAGTTTGCGTGAAAGCCAGAAGAACTCTTCATAAATTAGGTGGTGCATTGGGGGCACCTCATTGGGGGAAAATTTGGCTCAGTGTCTTAAACCTTTACAAATGGGAAGGTGTTAATCCAGCACCTCCGGAAACCTGGTTACTACCTTATTTCTTACCAATTCATCCAGGCCGTTGGTGGGTTCATACTAGAGCCATTTACTTACCAGTGAGTTATCTGTCATTAATTAGATACCAATGCCCCTTAACACcacttttacaagaattgaggGAAGAACTTTATGTGAAGcctttcaattcaataGATTTTGGTTCAAATAGAAACACAGTTTGTGGTGTTGATTTATACTACCCACATTCCAAAGTTTTAGACTTGATGAATAGTGTTCTGGTATTTTATGAAAAACATTTGAGATTCAATTGGATTAATACCATGGCAAAGAATAGAGTTTACGGTTTGatcaaaaaagaaattgccAATACTGATTACTTGTGTATTGCGCCGGTAAATCAAGCATTCTGCGCTTTAGTGACATTAATCGAAGAGGGTGTCAATTCACCTCAATTCAAGAGGTTTCAATTCAGGTTTAACGATGCATTATTCCATGGACCACAAGGTATGACTATGATGGGTACGAATGGTGTGCAAACATGGGATTGTGCCTTTACTATCCAAAGTCTTTTCACCGCTGGGCTtgctgaaaaggaacaGTACTACGAGACAGTTGTAAGGGCTTACGAATTTTTGAATCGTGCTCAATTCCAAGATGAATGTGTACCTGGAAGTTTTAGAGATTTGAGAAAGGGAGCATGGGGGTTTTCCACCAAGACTCAAGGCTATACGGTTTCTGATTGCACCGCTGAATCGATAAAGGCAATTATTATGGTTAAAAAATCTCCATTTTATGCCAAGGTTCACAGTTTAatagatgatgaaagattGTGTCAAGCAATCGATGTACTTTTGAGCCTTCAAAATGTAGGACCTTTCGAATATGGTTCATTTGCTACATATGAAATGATTAAAGCACCACTCttgatggaaaaattgaatccTGCTGAAGTATTTGGGAATATTATGGTTGAATATCCATATGTTGAGTGTACAGATTCAGCAGTATTAGGATTGACTTCGTTCCATGATTACTGTGATTACCGtagagatgaaattagTGATCGCATTAATATTGCCGTTGATTATATTAAAAAGTGTCAAAATGAAGATGGATCTTGGTATGGTTGTTGGGGTGTATGCTTTACATATGCAGGTATGTTTGCTCTAGAGGCTCTTCATTCTGTTGGAGAGGATTATCacaattcaaagattgtACAAAAGGGATGTGATTTCCTAGTGGATAGACAGATGGCAGATGGCGGTTGGGGTGAAACAATGAAGTCTTGCGAATTGCATACTTACGTTGAAAGTCAAGAATCAATGGTTGTACAAACTTCATGGGTAATCATTGCACTGTTACTTTCTAAGTATCCAAACAAGAGTGTAATCGATAGGGCggttaaatttttggaaacCCGCCAAGAAAGATCAGGTGAATGGAAGTTTGATGGTGTGGAAGGTGTGTTCAACCATTCGTGTGCGATTGAATATCCAAACTACCGATTTATTTTCCCCATTAAGGCTCTTGGTCTTTATGTAAATGCTTTTGGCAAAGAGGCTATTTAA